From the Candidatus Polarisedimenticolia bacterium genome, one window contains:
- a CDS encoding BON domain-containing protein produces MHALTKSAVAMLLAIPLLVSCSTGSTTTTNGPDEKREHESTDFSQKLSDAGISTRIKTAYIFNEHLAAHKIDVDTHDGTVTLSGTVRSDIEKELAEEIAKNVAGTRSVENRLQIGEEVERAENDQDPDRTFGQAVKDATTTASVKTALAFEKGVKASDINVTTRWGTVTLTGTVATKKEAELAKQTAAKTAGVKEVVSEIQVRG; encoded by the coding sequence ATGCACGCACTCACAAAGTCGGCTGTCGCCATGCTCCTCGCCATACCTCTTCTGGTCAGCTGCAGCACGGGGTCCACGACGACCACCAACGGCCCCGACGAGAAGAGAGAGCACGAGAGCACCGACTTCAGCCAGAAGCTGAGCGACGCGGGCATCAGCACCCGCATCAAGACCGCCTACATCTTCAACGAGCACCTGGCCGCCCACAAGATCGATGTCGATACCCACGACGGCACCGTGACGTTGTCCGGGACCGTGAGGTCGGACATCGAGAAGGAGCTGGCCGAGGAGATCGCCAAGAACGTGGCCGGGACCCGCTCGGTCGAGAATCGCCTCCAGATCGGTGAAGAGGTCGAGCGTGCGGAGAACGATCAGGACCCGGATCGCACCTTTGGACAGGCGGTGAAGGATGCCACCACCACGGCTTCGGTGAAGACTGCCCTGGCTTTCGAGAAAGGCGTCAAGGCGTCCGACATCAACGTCACCACCCGGTGGGGCACGGTCACCTTGACCGGCACCGTGGCGACGAAGAAGGAAGCCGAGCTGGCGAAGCAGACCGCGGCGAAGACCGCCGGTGTGAAGGAAGTCGTCAGCGAGATCCAGGTGCGAGGCTGA
- the sufB gene encoding Fe-S cluster assembly protein SufB, protein MSTSTKTIQELTEQEYKYGFVTDIEAETIPRGLSEDVIRTISAKKGEPEFMLEWRLKAYRHWLTMKEPTWHNVHYPPIDYQAIIYYSAPKTSAAPKSLDEVDPELLKTYAKLGIPLSEQKMLAGVAVDAVFDSVSVATTFKAKLKELGIIFCSFSEAVRDHPDLVRQYLGSVVPYSDNFFATLNSAVFSDGSFVYIPKGVRCPMELSTYFRINAANTGQFERTLIVADAGAQVSYLEGCTAPIRDTNQLHAAVVELVALDNASIKYSTVQNWYPGDKEGKGGIYNFVTKRGKCQGVASKISWTQVETGSAITWKYPSCILQGDNSVGEFYSVAVTNNRQQADTGTKMIHIGKNTRSTIVTKGISAGYGQNTYRGLVKILKGAANARNYSQCDSLLIGDKCGAHTFPYIEVKNSTSRLEHEASTSKIGEDQIFYCRQRGILLEDAVNMIVNGFCKEVFRELPMEFAVEAQKLLGVSLEGSVG, encoded by the coding sequence ATGAGCACCTCGACCAAGACCATCCAGGAGCTGACCGAGCAGGAATACAAGTACGGCTTCGTCACCGACATCGAAGCGGAGACGATTCCGCGTGGATTGAGCGAAGACGTCATCCGCACGATCTCCGCGAAAAAAGGCGAGCCGGAGTTCATGTTGGAATGGCGGCTCAAGGCCTACCGGCATTGGCTGACGATGAAGGAGCCCACCTGGCACAACGTCCACTACCCCCCCATCGACTATCAGGCAATCATCTATTATTCGGCGCCCAAGACGAGCGCGGCGCCGAAGAGCCTCGATGAGGTGGACCCGGAGCTGCTCAAGACTTACGCCAAGCTGGGAATCCCGCTGTCGGAGCAGAAGATGCTCGCGGGCGTGGCGGTGGACGCGGTGTTCGACAGCGTTTCCGTGGCGACGACGTTCAAGGCGAAGCTGAAGGAGCTCGGGATCATCTTCTGCTCCTTCTCCGAGGCGGTACGGGACCATCCGGACCTGGTGCGCCAGTACCTCGGCTCCGTCGTCCCTTACAGCGACAACTTCTTCGCCACCCTCAACTCTGCCGTCTTCAGCGACGGTTCCTTCGTCTACATCCCGAAGGGCGTGCGCTGCCCCATGGAGCTGTCCACCTACTTCCGCATCAATGCGGCCAACACCGGGCAGTTCGAGCGGACCTTGATCGTGGCCGATGCGGGAGCGCAGGTCAGCTACCTGGAAGGGTGCACCGCACCCATCCGCGACACCAACCAGCTGCACGCCGCGGTGGTGGAGCTGGTGGCGCTGGACAACGCCAGCATCAAGTATTCGACGGTGCAGAACTGGTATCCGGGTGACAAGGAAGGCAAAGGCGGGATTTACAACTTCGTCACCAAGCGGGGCAAGTGCCAGGGGGTCGCCTCGAAGATCTCCTGGACCCAGGTGGAGACCGGCTCCGCCATCACCTGGAAGTACCCGAGCTGCATCCTGCAAGGCGACAACTCGGTCGGGGAGTTCTACTCGGTGGCCGTCACCAACAACCGCCAGCAGGCGGACACCGGGACGAAGATGATCCACATCGGAAAGAACACCCGCAGCACCATCGTGACCAAGGGGATCTCGGCCGGGTACGGGCAGAACACCTACCGCGGCCTGGTGAAGATCCTCAAGGGGGCGGCCAACGCCCGCAACTACTCGCAGTGCGACTCGCTGCTGATCGGCGACAAGTGCGGGGCGCACACCTTCCCGTACATCGAGGTCAAGAACAGCACCTCGCGCCTGGAGCACGAGGCGTCCACCTCGAAAATCGGCGAGGACCAGATCTTCTACTGCCGGCAGCGCGGCATCCTGCTCGAGGACGCCGTGAACATGATCGTCAACGGCTTCTGCAAGGAGGTGTTCCGCGAGCTGCCCATGGAATTCGCCGTCGAGGCCCAGAAGCTGCTGGGCGTGAGCCTCGAGGGCAGCGTCGGCTAA
- a CDS encoding SUF system Fe-S cluster assembly regulator yields MTRLTDYGIVLLTYFARDTEKSMHNARDIATASRLPLPTVNKILKALTKKHLLVSHRGVKGGYSLARPAEEISMADIIAATEGPVALTQCAQSAPGSCVQETCCPVHGNWQRINEAIRQALESVKLSEMARPFPSSPVPANGIALRKEARVL; encoded by the coding sequence ATGACTCGATTGACCGACTACGGGATCGTCCTCCTCACCTACTTCGCCCGAGACACCGAAAAGAGCATGCACAACGCCCGGGACATCGCTACGGCATCGCGGCTCCCGCTGCCGACCGTGAACAAGATTCTCAAGGCGCTGACCAAGAAGCACTTGCTGGTCTCGCACCGCGGGGTCAAGGGCGGCTATAGCCTGGCAAGGCCGGCAGAGGAGATATCGATGGCCGACATCATCGCGGCCACCGAAGGGCCGGTGGCACTGACCCAGTGCGCTCAGAGCGCTCCGGGGAGCTGCGTGCAGGAAACCTGCTGTCCCGTCCATGGAAACTGGCAGCGGATCAACGAAGCCATCCGCCAGGCGCTGGAGAGCGTCAAGCTCTCCGAGATGGCCCGGCCGTTCCCCTCGAGTCCCGTCCCCGCGAATGGGATCGCCTTGCGGAAGGAGGCAAGGGTTCTATGA
- a CDS encoding P-loop NTPase: protein MPEPGMGQVKNAIAIASGKGGVGKSTVATHLALALARGGARVGLMDADIYGPSIPTMLGEGKGAEPSNQPGILEPVERRGIQFISMGLFTGRDTPVIWRGPMATKMVQQFLAQVAWGALDYLLIDLPPGTGDVQLTLTQSAPLVGAAIVTTPQEVAVGITLRGLRMFEQVQVPILGIIENMSSFVCPHCGKATEVFRHGGGRKAAEELGVPFLGEVPLDPAIAEAGDTGRPLVALESAGAETPGARAFLQIAEKLRTEIERVHSLTGSVRHRPEEIKTEDGKVEIRWADGHVSRLPFRALRQACPCALCIDEWTGERRADPNRVLMSVRPLDIRRVGRYGIQLSWSDLHGSGIYTYDYLRSLDPTAPKEPAR from the coding sequence ATGCCCGAACCAGGCATGGGGCAGGTCAAGAACGCGATTGCCATCGCGAGCGGCAAGGGAGGAGTCGGAAAGTCGACCGTGGCGACCCACCTGGCGCTGGCGCTGGCGCGGGGCGGCGCGCGAGTCGGGCTGATGGACGCCGATATCTACGGTCCCTCCATCCCGACGATGCTCGGAGAGGGGAAGGGGGCGGAGCCTTCTAATCAGCCCGGAATCCTCGAGCCGGTGGAGCGCCGCGGCATCCAGTTCATCTCCATGGGGCTGTTCACGGGGCGCGACACGCCGGTGATCTGGCGGGGTCCCATGGCCACCAAGATGGTCCAGCAGTTTCTCGCGCAGGTGGCCTGGGGCGCCCTGGATTACCTCCTGATCGACCTTCCCCCCGGGACGGGAGACGTGCAGCTGACCCTCACGCAGTCGGCGCCGCTGGTCGGCGCGGCAATCGTGACGACCCCGCAGGAGGTTGCGGTGGGAATCACCCTGCGCGGGCTCCGGATGTTCGAGCAGGTGCAGGTGCCGATCCTGGGGATTATCGAGAACATGAGCTCCTTCGTCTGCCCGCATTGCGGCAAGGCGACGGAGGTGTTCCGGCACGGAGGCGGCAGGAAAGCCGCGGAAGAGCTGGGAGTTCCTTTCCTGGGCGAGGTGCCGCTCGATCCGGCGATCGCCGAGGCGGGCGACACGGGGCGTCCGCTCGTGGCCCTGGAGAGCGCCGGAGCCGAGACGCCCGGAGCCCGGGCCTTCCTGCAGATTGCCGAGAAGTTGAGGACGGAGATCGAGCGCGTCCACTCGCTGACCGGCTCGGTCCGCCATCGTCCCGAGGAGATCAAAACCGAGGATGGCAAGGTGGAGATTCGCTGGGCCGACGGCCACGTCAGCCGTCTGCCTTTCCGCGCTCTCCGCCAGGCCTGTCCTTGCGCGCTGTGTATCGACGAGTGGACCGGAGAGCGCCGCGCCGATCCGAACCGGGTCCTGATGAGCGTGCGGCCGCTGGACATCCGACGCGTGGGACGTTACGGCATTCAGTTAAGCTGGTCCGACCTTCACGGCAGCGGAATCTATACCTACGACTACCTCCGCTCACTGGATCCCACCGCTCCCAAGGAGCCCGCGCGTTAA